The DNA region AGGCAATGGCGATGTTCTTGGCACCCTGCTTGGTCTTGAGGGTCTTGAAGAAGCCCAGGATGGCCTCAAAGTTGTAGTAGGACCACGGGTGGTAGTGGAAGAAATACTTGTGGTCTGCAAACGCATCCTCGACGGGCGTGGCGGCGGCGCCGATCCAGGCCATAAAGGTGTTGTACTGCTTGGCTGGTCCCGACAGGGCCACGCTGACTGCGCTGCTCACGCCGCCCGCCATGAAGTCCACCTTGTCCACCGTGACCAGCTTGACGAATTCCGGCACCGCCTTGGCTGGGGCACTGGCGTCGTCACCGTAGACCACTTCCAGCGGTTTACCCAGCACGCCCCCGGCCTTATTGATCTCGTCCAGCGCCAGCTCATAGCCGTTCTTGGCCGCCTGACCCGAAACGCTGCCCCCGCCCGAAAGAGGAATCAACACGCCCACCTTTACCGCACCAGCGCCCGAAACCGCGAGCAGCATGCCCGTCAGAAGTAGAGTTTTCATAACGTGGGCAGTGTAAGGGAGGGGCGTCACGGGGGCGTTACAGCAGGAGAGAATGAAAACCCGCCCCACAACTGTGACTGCCGTGTAACGCTCTGCGCCTACGCTCAGTCTTAATGAGCGAGACGTTGCGGGGGGCAAGGCTGGAGTCGGGCGAGGGGCCGGGCGAGTGGATCTTCTCGGCGCAGGCGACGTTTTCGGGTGTGGAAGTGCCGCTGCGACTGGGCGCGCAGTCCTGGGGGACACTGAACGCGGCGCGTGACAATGCCGTACTGGTCTGTCATTACTACACCGGCACCATGCGCGCGGCAGGACTGAACCCGGACGGAACGCCCGGTTGGTGGGCGGCGCTGATCGGGCCGGGACTGGCGCTGAACACGGACCGCTTCTTCGTGATCTGTATGAACACGCCGTCCAACGTGCAGGCCCATGATCCTGGCATCGTGACCACCGGGCCAGACACCCCTCACCCAGATGGGAAGGTGTGGAGCGGGCGGTTTCCGGCCTGGGATTTTGGCGACCTGCATGCCATTCAACTGGAATTGATGCGGGCGCTGGGGGTGGAGCGGTGGCACGCTGTGGCTGGCCCCAGTCTGGGCGGGTTGCAGGCCCTCCAGTGGGCGGCGCGGACCCCCAGACTTGCGCCGCGCGTGGTGGCGGTGGCCGCCAGCCCACACATCGGCACCGTGCTGCGTGACGCCTTCACTCCCTTTTTGCATCAGGTGGCGCGGGCAGGCGGCCTGGACAGTGCGCTGCGGCTGATCACTTTCTTCGGTCTGGGCGCTGATGGGCTGGAATCGATGTTCCGGGACGCAGATTTCGGCACTTATCTCTCCTCCCGCTCGGGGACCGCCAGCCTGCCGCACATTCTGGACATTGCGCGGCTGATAGAGACGCACGATCTGGCGGCAGTGGCCCCGCCCCCCGAGTTGTTTGCTCACTGGACTGAGGCTGGACTGCGGCTGCTCACCGTGAACATCGCTGTGGACCAGTTCTTCCCCGCCTCCGAGATGCGGACCTTCGCGCAGGCGTCGGCGGCAGCGGGGGTCAGTCACGCCCATCTGGAATTTGCCTCCGCGCAGGGGCATCTGGGCTGTGTGAATGACACGCTGGCCTTTGCCACGCAGATGCGGGACCTGCTGGACACTCCCGCAGCGCCGCTTCTACCTGTTGCCAACGCCGAACGCTTTCCGCAGGTCTGATTCTGGTGGATTTCGTGCCACACGCCGTACAGCACGGGCAGTGCCATCAGGCCAGACCACAGGAGCGCACGAACGTTCACGGCGATCAATCTACAAATGAATGACCTCTATGCCAGCCGTATGAAACGGCATCATGTCGATGACTGCGGGCAGCGCCTGACACCCATGCCACCAACCAAAGCCGCTCCCGCCAGCCCGTTGGTCATCACCGTAGACGAGTTCGGGCTGCGGGCCAGCCATCTCAGGACTTGCCCCTGCACAGCCTGTTCTGCCGATTGAACCTTTCAATCTGATCTGCGGTCACGAGCAGGTGACGGGTCATGCGGCGTACGGGGGCGGCGTTACCAGTCTCTGACATCTTCACGCTACTGTTGTCAGCCGTCTATTGTCTCGGCATGCGAACAACACCCGGTCTCCCCTGCTGACCACAAGCCGTCCTGCACAGCCCTGCCAGGTTGAGTATGCTCATTTGGTCAATTCATATCCAATGCACGCGAGCGGCACTCTGCCACCAGCACGCGCCCAGGGAGGATCACTTGGATTTCATGCTCGACTCGGAAGAACGCCAACTCCAGCAGCTCGCCCGCACCTTTACGCAGCGGGAGATCATCCCGCAGGCGGCGGAACTGGACCGCAGCAAGGCATTTCCACAGGCCATCTACGATCAGGCGCTGGCCCTCGGCCTCCTGAATCTGACGGTACCGGAGGAATACGGCGGCGCTGGGCTGGGCTGTCTGGCCCTGACCCTGGTCACCGAGGAACTGTGCCGGGGCTGCGTGGGCGTCGGTGCCACCCTGAGCATCAACTCGCTGGCGGCAGACGCCATCATCCACCACGGCAGCGAGGAGCAAAAGCGGTGGGTGCTGCCCCGGCTGGTGGCCGGTGAACTGGCGTCCTACGCCGCCACTGAGCCGGGCGCAGGCAGCGACGTGGCCGGCTTGCAGACCCGCGCAGCGCGAGACGGCGACGACTACGTGCTGTCGGGTAGCAAAACGTGGATCAGCAACGCCAACCACGCCTCGTTCTTCGTGGTGTTCGCCCGCACCGGGGACGGCGGCAGCCGGGGCCTGAGCGTCTTTATCGTCGAGCGCGGCACGCCGGGACTGCGGATCGGTGAGCCGCTGGACAAGCTGGGCCAGCGTTGTGCGCCCACCTGCGAGGTCTTCTTCGACGGCTGCCGCATTCCTGCCTCCCAGCGTGTTGGCGAGGAAGGGCAGGGCTTCCGCATCGCCATGGACGCCTTCGATCACTCGCGTCCGATGGTGGCGGCCTTCGGGGTGGGCGTCCACGCCCGCTGCCTGGAGGAAAGTCTGGCTTACGCGCAAACCCGGGTGACGATGGGGCAGCCGATCATCCGCCATCAACTGGTGGCCGCCAAGCTGGCCGAGATGT from Deinococcus sp. AJ005 includes:
- a CDS encoding alpha/beta fold hydrolase translates to MSETLRGARLESGEGPGEWIFSAQATFSGVEVPLRLGAQSWGTLNAARDNAVLVCHYYTGTMRAAGLNPDGTPGWWAALIGPGLALNTDRFFVICMNTPSNVQAHDPGIVTTGPDTPHPDGKVWSGRFPAWDFGDLHAIQLELMRALGVERWHAVAGPSLGGLQALQWAARTPRLAPRVVAVAASPHIGTVLRDAFTPFLHQVARAGGLDSALRLITFFGLGADGLESMFRDADFGTYLSSRSGTASLPHILDIARLIETHDLAAVAPPPELFAHWTEAGLRLLTVNIAVDQFFPASEMRTFAQASAAAGVSHAHLEFASAQGHLGCVNDTLAFATQMRDLLDTPAAPLLPVANAERFPQV
- a CDS encoding acyl-CoA dehydrogenase family protein yields the protein MDFMLDSEERQLQQLARTFTQREIIPQAAELDRSKAFPQAIYDQALALGLLNLTVPEEYGGAGLGCLALTLVTEELCRGCVGVGATLSINSLAADAIIHHGSEEQKRWVLPRLVAGELASYAATEPGAGSDVAGLQTRAARDGDDYVLSGSKTWISNANHASFFVVFARTGDGGSRGLSVFIVERGTPGLRIGEPLDKLGQRCAPTCEVFFDGCRIPASQRVGEEGQGFRIAMDAFDHSRPMVAAFGVGVHARCLEESLAYAQTRVTMGQPIIRHQLVAAKLAEMSTSLEAARLLAYRAAWLIDHGQRNTLAASQAKLFAAESVMVAATEAVQIFGGMGYSTEYPVEKLFRDAKVLQIYEGTSEIQKLVIARELQR